A genomic stretch from Candidatus Hydrogenisulfobacillus filiaventi includes:
- the pgm gene encoding phosphoglycerate mutase (Evidence 2a : Function from experimental evidences in other organisms; PubMedId : 9830105, 10869096, 12682299, 19193632, 22720735; Product type e : enzyme), translated as MQQPLVLMVLDGWGERADGSDNAIARAPAVHFSRLWEAYPHTTLNAGGEAVGLLPGQMGDSNVGHLTLGAGRVIFQDLARIHRAVADGSFGRLPLLQEFLAGVRPGRLHLLGLLSPGGVHSHQEHLAAVLQAAREAGLQGDEVVIHVWTDGRDVPPGSAPASLAYLQEVMARTGVGRIATVSGRYFAMDRDRRWDRTERAYRAMVEGQGETAPDAESAVEAAYAAGHTDEFIPPTVLTGGGPGPFIREEDSVFVYNFRADRVRQIIRALADPEFDAFPRPFARVRRFLGMTQYDRGFLLPYLFGPQGVPNNFAEWLSRLGHPQLHVAETEKYAHVTYFFNGGVETPYPGEDRRLIPSPKVATYDLSPAMSAPAIADVVLEGLESGRYAFILLNFANPDMVGHTGNLEAATEAIRVVDGQIGRIWAAVERRGGLLAVVADHGNAEVMVDPDGQPNTQHTTNPVPFVLASDRLKGRRLLEGGGLADVAPTLLAAAGVPIPDEMTGRVLLI; from the coding sequence GTGCAGCAACCGCTGGTGTTGATGGTTCTGGACGGATGGGGAGAGCGGGCGGACGGGTCCGACAACGCCATCGCCCGCGCCCCGGCCGTCCATTTTTCGCGCCTCTGGGAGGCCTACCCCCACACCACCCTCAATGCCGGAGGCGAGGCGGTGGGGCTGTTGCCCGGTCAGATGGGCGACTCCAACGTGGGGCACCTCACCCTGGGGGCGGGACGCGTCATCTTTCAGGACCTGGCCCGCATCCACCGGGCGGTGGCCGACGGCAGTTTCGGCCGTCTCCCCCTTCTGCAGGAGTTCCTGGCCGGCGTGCGCCCGGGGCGGTTGCATCTGCTGGGCCTGCTCTCGCCGGGCGGCGTCCACAGCCATCAGGAGCACCTGGCGGCCGTGCTGCAGGCGGCCCGGGAAGCCGGCCTGCAGGGGGACGAGGTGGTCATCCATGTCTGGACGGACGGGCGGGATGTCCCGCCGGGCAGTGCCCCCGCCTCGCTGGCGTATCTCCAGGAGGTGATGGCCCGGACGGGGGTGGGCCGCATCGCTACCGTCAGCGGCCGCTATTTTGCCATGGACCGCGACCGCCGTTGGGACCGCACCGAACGTGCCTACCGCGCCATGGTGGAAGGGCAGGGGGAGACGGCCCCGGATGCGGAAAGCGCGGTGGAGGCGGCCTACGCCGCGGGGCACACGGACGAGTTCATCCCGCCCACGGTTCTTACCGGCGGCGGGCCTGGGCCGTTCATCCGCGAGGAGGACAGCGTCTTTGTCTACAATTTCCGGGCCGACCGCGTGCGCCAGATCATCCGGGCCCTGGCCGACCCGGAGTTCGACGCCTTCCCGCGGCCGTTCGCCCGCGTGCGGCGCTTCCTGGGGATGACGCAATACGACCGGGGATTTCTGCTGCCCTACCTGTTCGGCCCGCAAGGGGTCCCGAACAATTTTGCGGAGTGGCTGAGCCGTCTGGGCCACCCGCAGCTGCACGTGGCGGAGACGGAGAAGTACGCCCACGTGACCTACTTTTTCAACGGCGGGGTGGAGACGCCCTATCCGGGCGAGGACCGGCGCCTGATTCCCTCCCCCAAGGTGGCGACCTACGACCTGTCCCCCGCCATGAGCGCTCCCGCCATCGCGGATGTGGTGCTGGAGGGGCTGGAGTCGGGGCGGTACGCCTTCATCCTGCTTAATTTTGCCAACCCGGACATGGTGGGGCATACCGGCAATCTGGAGGCGGCCACGGAAGCCATCCGGGTGGTGGACGGACAGATCGGGCGCATCTGGGCGGCGGTGGAGCGGCGCGGCGGCCTGCTGGCGGTGGTGGCGGATCACGGCAACGCTGAGGTGATGGTGGACCCCGACGGGCAGCCCAACACCCAGCATACCACCAACCCGGTGCCGTTCGTGCTGGCGTCGGACCGCTTGAAGGGCCGGCGGCTGCTGGAAGGCGGCGGGCTGGCGGATGTGGCGCCCACCTTGCTGGCAGCGGCCGGGGTCCCCATCCCGGATGAGATGACGGGACGGGTGCTGCTGATTTAA
- the phoU gene encoding Phosphate-specific transport system accessory protein PhoU homolog, translated as MGDFLHGELRDLEQELLRMGALVEDQIRRAVQALVIRDAALAREVMDDDDRVDRMEMAIERRCLKLLALQQPLAGDLRVVSTILKIITDLERMADHASDLARAALRMGPDPLPPALMDHIPRMGRLAGSMVRSALNAYIHRDVAEALTMIRLDDDVDHLYAEVFREGLEFMKEHPEAVDQGTYLLFAANYLERVADHATNLGEWVIFMVTGERQELNH; from the coding sequence ATGGGCGATTTTCTGCACGGGGAGCTCCGGGACCTGGAGCAGGAGCTGCTGCGCATGGGGGCCCTGGTGGAGGATCAGATCCGGCGGGCTGTGCAGGCGTTGGTCATCCGCGATGCGGCCTTGGCGCGGGAGGTCATGGACGATGATGACCGGGTGGACCGCATGGAGATGGCCATCGAGCGCCGCTGCCTCAAGCTGCTGGCCCTGCAGCAGCCACTGGCCGGGGACCTGCGGGTGGTCTCCACCATCCTCAAGATCATCACCGACCTGGAGCGGATGGCCGACCACGCCTCCGACCTGGCGCGGGCGGCGCTGCGCATGGGGCCGGATCCCCTGCCGCCGGCGCTGATGGACCATATCCCCCGCATGGGCCGCCTGGCAGGCTCGATGGTGCGCTCGGCCCTCAACGCCTACATCCACCGGGATGTAGCCGAAGCCTTGACCATGATCCGGCTGGACGATGATGTGGACCACCTGTATGCCGAGGTCTTCCGGGAGGGCCTGGAGTTCATGAAGGAGCATCCCGAAGCGGTGGACCAGGGCACCTACCTGCTGTTTGCGGCCAACTACCTGGAACGGGTAGCGGACCATGCCACCAACCTCGGGGAATGGGTCATCTTCATGGTCACCGGGGAGCGCCAGGAGCTGAATCATTGA
- the eno gene encoding enolase (Evidence 2a : Function from experimental evidences in other organisms; PubMedId : 8021172, 9588797, 12682299, 15301535, 19193632, 19215769, 25355936; Product type e : enzyme), translating into MAEHGMRIRAVRGMEILDSRGQPTVGARVELESGVAVFARVPAGASTGVHEAVELRDQDRRYGGRGVQHAVANIDTILGPAIAGRDARNQAEIDQVLREIDGHPQKARLGANAILAVSLGVAQAAAAGLGLPLYRYLGGLAGGVLPVPFLNVVNGGAHADNNIDIQEFMLVPGGADSMAEAMRMAAETYAALKALLHERGLRTAVGDEGGFAPDLASDREALDLLMAAIERAGYRPGEQVALAVDVAASGLYREGRYRVAGRERTASELIDWYEELADAYPLVSLEDGLAEDDWEGWQELTRRLGGRLQLVGDDLFVTSPERIRRGVAEAAANAVLIKLNQVGTVTETLEAVRLAQRAGWRAMISHRSGETEDTSIADLAVGLATGQMKSGAPARGERVAKYNRLLWIEATDADCRYAGWEGLR; encoded by the coding sequence GTGGCGGAACACGGGATGCGCATCCGGGCGGTGCGCGGGATGGAGATCCTGGATTCCCGCGGTCAGCCCACGGTGGGGGCGCGGGTGGAACTGGAGTCGGGCGTGGCGGTCTTCGCCCGGGTGCCGGCGGGCGCGTCCACCGGGGTGCATGAGGCGGTGGAACTGCGGGACCAGGACCGCCGCTACGGCGGGCGCGGGGTGCAACACGCGGTCGCCAACATCGACACCATTCTCGGCCCGGCGATCGCAGGGCGGGACGCCCGCAACCAGGCCGAGATCGACCAGGTCCTGCGCGAGATTGACGGGCATCCCCAGAAGGCGCGGCTGGGGGCCAACGCCATCCTGGCGGTGTCGCTGGGGGTGGCGCAGGCGGCGGCCGCCGGTCTGGGGCTGCCGCTCTACCGCTACCTGGGCGGTCTGGCGGGCGGGGTGCTGCCGGTGCCCTTCCTGAACGTGGTCAACGGCGGTGCCCACGCCGACAATAACATCGACATCCAGGAGTTCATGCTGGTGCCGGGCGGTGCGGACAGCATGGCAGAGGCCATGCGCATGGCGGCTGAAACCTATGCCGCCCTGAAAGCGCTGCTGCACGAGCGCGGCCTGCGCACCGCGGTGGGGGATGAGGGCGGATTCGCGCCGGACCTGGCCTCGGACCGCGAGGCCCTGGACCTGCTGATGGCGGCGATCGAGCGGGCCGGCTACCGGCCCGGCGAGCAGGTGGCGCTGGCGGTGGACGTGGCGGCCAGCGGTCTTTACCGGGAGGGCCGCTACCGGGTGGCGGGCCGGGAGCGCACCGCCTCCGAGCTCATCGACTGGTATGAGGAGCTGGCGGATGCCTATCCCCTGGTGTCGCTGGAGGACGGGCTGGCCGAGGATGACTGGGAGGGCTGGCAGGAGCTGACCCGGCGGCTGGGCGGCCGTCTGCAGCTGGTCGGGGATGACCTCTTTGTCACCAGTCCCGAACGCATCCGGCGGGGGGTGGCGGAGGCCGCCGCCAACGCGGTGCTGATCAAGCTGAATCAGGTGGGGACCGTCACCGAGACCCTGGAGGCGGTACGCCTGGCCCAGCGGGCTGGCTGGCGGGCCATGATTTCCCACCGGTCGGGGGAGACCGAGGATACCAGTATCGCCGACCTGGCGGTGGGGCTGGCCACCGGACAGATGAAGAGCGGGGCTCCGGCCCGCGGGGAACGGGTGGCCAAGTACAACCGGCTGCTCTGGATCGAGGCGACCGACGCCGACTGCCGGTACGCCGGCTGGGAGGGGCTGCGATGA
- the pgk gene encoding phosphoglycerate kinase (Evidence 2a : Function from experimental evidences in other organisms; PubMedId : 10559176, 12682299, 22720735; Product type e : enzyme) produces MRATEAGTVAGSASRTTPVLRTLDDLDRRGLHNRRVLLRVDFNVPLDGAGQVADTSRIEASLPTVRWLLDRGARLVIMSHLGRPKGREERFSLSPVARKLGELLGQPVAFVRDVAGPEAQSAARALVPGHVLMVENLRFEPGETKNDPVFAERLSELGEYYVNDAFGTVHRAHASIVGVPSFIPGAAGFLLERELRALTALRDHPERPYWAIIGGAKVKDKVGLLVRLAEVADGLVIGGGMANTFLAAQGHNLGASRVEAEALDTARDILDRAEKAGIPVVLPQDVVAATAFAADAPHRVAALDDLRPDEMALDVGPATVSAITRALAGARTVFWNGPLGVFEFDAFAQGTMAVARMLADLDATVVVGGGDSLAAVHKAGVVDRISHASTGGGASLEFLEGKVLPGVQALMVPASE; encoded by the coding sequence ATGCGGGCCACGGAAGCGGGAACGGTTGCCGGAAGCGCGTCCCGGACCACCCCGGTGCTGCGGACCCTGGACGACCTGGACCGGCGGGGGCTGCACAACCGCCGGGTGCTGCTGCGCGTCGACTTTAACGTACCCTTGGACGGGGCCGGCCAGGTGGCCGACACCAGCCGCATCGAGGCCTCGTTGCCGACGGTGCGCTGGCTGCTGGACCGCGGTGCCCGCCTGGTCATCATGAGCCACCTCGGCCGGCCTAAGGGCCGGGAGGAACGCTTCTCCCTGTCCCCCGTGGCCCGCAAGCTGGGCGAGCTGTTGGGCCAGCCGGTGGCGTTCGTGCGCGACGTGGCGGGGCCGGAGGCCCAGAGCGCCGCGCGGGCCCTGGTGCCGGGCCACGTACTGATGGTGGAGAACCTGCGCTTCGAGCCCGGGGAGACCAAGAACGACCCCGTCTTCGCGGAGCGGCTGTCGGAGCTGGGCGAATACTACGTGAACGACGCCTTCGGCACGGTCCACCGCGCCCATGCCTCCATCGTGGGGGTGCCCAGCTTCATCCCGGGGGCGGCCGGATTCCTGCTGGAACGGGAGCTGCGGGCGCTCACCGCCCTGCGCGACCACCCCGAACGACCGTACTGGGCCATCATCGGGGGGGCCAAGGTCAAGGACAAAGTAGGACTGCTGGTCCGCCTGGCCGAAGTCGCCGACGGGCTGGTCATCGGCGGAGGCATGGCCAACACCTTCCTGGCGGCGCAGGGGCATAACCTGGGGGCTTCGCGGGTGGAAGCGGAGGCGCTCGACACCGCGCGTGACATCCTGGACCGGGCGGAGAAGGCGGGGATTCCCGTCGTCCTGCCGCAGGATGTGGTGGCCGCCACCGCATTCGCGGCGGACGCCCCGCACCGGGTGGCGGCCCTGGACGACCTCCGCCCGGATGAAATGGCGCTCGACGTGGGTCCCGCCACCGTCAGCGCCATTACTCGGGCCCTGGCCGGGGCACGGACCGTGTTCTGGAACGGCCCCCTGGGGGTGTTCGAGTTCGACGCGTTTGCCCAGGGGACGATGGCGGTGGCGCGGATGCTGGCCGATCTGGATGCCACGGTGGTGGTGGGGGGCGGCGACTCCCTGGCCGCCGTGCACAAGGCCGGCGTGGTGGACCGCATCAGCCACGCCTCCACCGGCGGAGGCGCGTCGCTGGAGTTCCTGGAGGGGAAGGTGCTGCCGGGCGTGCAGGCCCTGATGGTGCCGGCGTCCGAGTGA
- a CDS encoding Phosphate transport system permease protein PstA (TC 3.A.1.7.1) — protein sequence MTARTDGRLRRVEPLHRAALAGAGATAALLISVVAGVLAEGLPALAVAWWDGRLTPWWPYLANTVIMTCGAGAVSAGLGVGVGALRVEYLIDPQARRALDLLITLLTSLPTVILGLVAFDLLIAQAGWPFSTGAGAVTLAALNLPWMAAGAREAFLGVPDSLRAGSLALGATRFQTFVRVVLPAALPALTGAVGMGVARLLGEVAALIYTAGLVAPARPGLDWRQPGGSLAVEVWHLRTEGVSPAAPREAAMLASLLLLLVAAVLWGFARLARGTARR from the coding sequence ATGACGGCAAGGACGGACGGGCGGTTGCGGCGGGTGGAGCCGCTGCACCGGGCGGCACTGGCCGGCGCGGGGGCGACGGCGGCCCTGCTGATCTCGGTGGTGGCCGGGGTGCTGGCCGAGGGGCTGCCGGCCCTGGCCGTGGCCTGGTGGGACGGCCGCCTCACCCCCTGGTGGCCCTACCTGGCCAACACCGTGATCATGACCTGCGGGGCCGGGGCGGTCAGTGCCGGGCTGGGGGTAGGGGTGGGCGCCCTCCGCGTGGAGTACCTCATCGATCCCCAGGCCCGGCGGGCCCTCGACCTCCTCATCACCCTCCTTACTAGCCTGCCGACCGTGATCCTGGGCCTGGTGGCCTTTGACCTGCTGATCGCGCAGGCAGGCTGGCCCTTTTCGACGGGGGCCGGTGCCGTGACCCTGGCCGCCCTCAACCTGCCCTGGATGGCGGCAGGGGCGCGGGAGGCCTTCCTGGGCGTACCCGACAGCCTGCGCGCGGGTTCCCTGGCCCTGGGGGCCACCCGTTTCCAGACGTTTGTGCGGGTGGTCCTGCCGGCCGCGCTGCCGGCCCTGACCGGGGCGGTGGGGATGGGGGTGGCCCGGTTGCTGGGGGAGGTGGCGGCTCTCATCTATACCGCCGGCCTGGTGGCGCCCGCCCGTCCCGGCCTGGATTGGCGCCAGCCGGGGGGCAGCCTGGCGGTGGAGGTCTGGCACCTGCGCACGGAGGGGGTGAGCCCGGCAGCGCCGCGGGAGGCGGCGATGCTGGCCTCTTTGCTGCTGCTGCTGGTGGCGGCGGTGCTGTGGGGGTTCGCCCGCCTGGCTCGGGGCACTGCCCGCCGCTAA
- the tpiA gene encoding triose phosphate isomerase (Evidence 2a : Function from experimental evidences in other organisms; PubMedId : 8021172, 12682299; Product type e : enzyme), whose translation MTGSQGGGRPAPRRPILIANWKMYKTLDQAEAYARDLTMRLQESGPDWVPEREVVVCPPDLYVVPLARLFAGSRVEVGAQNLELGREGALTGATSAYLLARAGARYVIVGHSERRRFFGETNELVGQKAAAAVAEGLIPIVCVGESAEERDAERTAEVVASQLAPVLEAVPEPELGRLIVAYEPVWAIGTGRVPEVEEADEVAAFIRAQVGVRSPHAAASVRVLYGGSVTEHNLAGFWQAPDIDGALVGGASLDVDRFFTMLGVPLS comes from the coding sequence ATGACCGGGAGTCAGGGAGGGGGCCGGCCGGCACCGCGCCGGCCCATCCTCATTGCCAACTGGAAGATGTACAAGACGCTGGATCAGGCTGAGGCCTACGCCCGCGACCTGACCATGCGCCTGCAGGAAAGCGGGCCGGATTGGGTGCCGGAACGCGAGGTGGTGGTCTGCCCCCCCGACCTCTATGTTGTGCCGCTGGCCCGGCTGTTTGCGGGCAGCCGGGTGGAGGTGGGGGCCCAGAACCTGGAGCTGGGCCGGGAGGGGGCCCTGACGGGCGCCACCTCGGCCTACCTGCTCGCGCGGGCGGGAGCCCGCTACGTCATCGTGGGCCATTCCGAACGGCGCCGGTTCTTCGGGGAGACCAATGAGCTGGTGGGCCAGAAAGCAGCGGCCGCGGTGGCCGAGGGGCTCATCCCCATCGTCTGCGTGGGGGAAAGCGCCGAGGAGCGTGACGCCGAGCGGACCGCGGAGGTGGTGGCCTCCCAGCTGGCGCCGGTGCTGGAGGCGGTGCCGGAGCCGGAGCTGGGGCGCCTGATTGTGGCCTACGAGCCCGTGTGGGCGATCGGCACCGGCCGGGTGCCGGAAGTGGAGGAGGCCGATGAGGTGGCTGCCTTCATCCGGGCTCAGGTGGGGGTGCGTTCCCCGCATGCTGCGGCCTCGGTGCGCGTGTTGTACGGCGGCAGCGTGACCGAGCACAACCTGGCCGGATTCTGGCAGGCACCGGACATCGACGGGGCCCTGGTGGGCGGGGCTTCGCTGGACGTGGACCGTTTCTTCACCATGCTCGGGGTACCGCTGTCCTGA
- the gapA gene encoding glyceraldehyde-3-phosphate dehydrogenase (Evidence 2a : Function from experimental evidences in other organisms; PubMedId : 9588797, 10799476, 12123463, 12634343, 17142398, 27449348, 28760849; Product type e : enzyme), whose protein sequence is MLRVGINGFGSIGRRFFRIAFERRNFEVVAVNDLTDAKVLAHLLKFDSNYGTMAVDVRAEGQEILVGDQRIRVFAERDPARIPWREVGVDVVIESTGFFTSREKAAMHLEAGAKRVIISAPATDVDRTIVMGVNDDRFDPETDFVISNASCTTNCLAPMAKVMDEVFGIESGLMTTVHSYTNDQRLLDQPHKDLRRARAAAQNIIPTSTGAARALHLVLPQLKGKMNGFSVRVPTPVVSLTDLVVHTTRPVSVEAINAAMREAAAGSLKGIMSVCDLPLVSMDFKGDPHSVIIDAASTMVIGDHLAKVVGWYDNEWGYSNRLVELTELVGRRGV, encoded by the coding sequence GTGCTTCGCGTCGGGATCAATGGTTTCGGCAGTATCGGGCGACGGTTCTTCCGGATTGCATTCGAGCGGCGCAATTTCGAGGTGGTGGCCGTCAACGACCTGACCGACGCTAAGGTACTGGCTCATCTGCTCAAGTTCGACTCCAATTATGGGACCATGGCGGTGGACGTCCGGGCGGAAGGCCAGGAGATCCTCGTCGGCGACCAGCGCATCCGCGTGTTCGCGGAGCGGGACCCGGCCCGGATTCCCTGGCGGGAGGTCGGGGTCGATGTGGTCATCGAGTCCACCGGCTTCTTCACCTCGCGGGAGAAGGCGGCCATGCATCTCGAGGCAGGGGCCAAGCGCGTCATCATCTCCGCCCCGGCTACCGACGTCGACCGGACCATCGTCATGGGGGTTAACGATGACCGCTTCGACCCCGAGACCGACTTCGTCATCTCCAACGCCTCCTGCACCACCAACTGCCTGGCGCCCATGGCCAAGGTCATGGATGAGGTCTTCGGCATCGAGTCCGGCCTCATGACCACCGTCCACTCCTACACCAACGACCAGCGCCTGCTGGACCAGCCCCACAAGGACCTGCGCCGGGCCCGGGCCGCCGCCCAGAACATCATCCCCACCAGCACCGGGGCCGCCCGCGCGTTGCACCTGGTGCTCCCTCAGCTCAAAGGCAAGATGAACGGCTTCTCCGTCCGGGTGCCCACCCCGGTGGTCTCCCTGACCGACCTGGTGGTGCACACCACCCGTCCGGTGTCGGTGGAGGCCATTAATGCCGCCATGCGGGAGGCGGCCGCGGGTTCCCTCAAGGGCATCATGTCCGTCTGCGACCTGCCGTTGGTGTCCATGGACTTCAAGGGCGACCCCCACTCCGTCATCATCGATGCCGCCAGCACCATGGTCATCGGCGATCACCTGGCCAAGGTGGTCGGCTGGTACGACAACGAGTGGGGGTACTCCAACCGGCTGGTGGAGCTGACGGAACTTGTCGGACGGCGGGGGGTTTAA
- the pstBB gene encoding phosphate ABC transporter (ATP-binding protein) (Evidence 2a : Function from experimental evidences in other organisms; PubMedId : 8760913, 9098050, 12897025, 15289558; Product type t : transporter), with amino-acid sequence MMPPAIRVEDVSVYYGSRRVLSRIRLEVAAGSVLAIIGPSGCGKSTFLRVLNRMVDREPGVRVEGQVYLDGEPVLGREVDLVALRRRVGMVFQAPNPFPFSVFDNVAYGPRLLGRRDPAELRRIVEESLKEAALWDEVRGKLRRPAASLSGGQQQRLCIARALAVRPEVLLMDEPTSALDPVSTGRIEELILRLRGRYTIVLVTHQLQQAARVSDTTALFQDGELVEVAETSAFFTAPRDRRTENYLTGRFE; translated from the coding sequence ATGATGCCGCCCGCCATCCGGGTGGAGGATGTGTCGGTCTATTATGGCAGCCGGCGGGTGCTGTCCCGCATCCGCCTGGAGGTGGCCGCGGGATCGGTATTGGCCATCATCGGGCCTTCGGGGTGTGGCAAGTCCACCTTCCTGCGGGTATTGAACCGGATGGTGGACCGGGAGCCGGGGGTGCGGGTGGAGGGGCAGGTCTACCTTGACGGGGAACCGGTCCTGGGGCGGGAGGTGGATCTGGTCGCCCTCCGCCGGCGGGTGGGGATGGTCTTCCAGGCCCCCAATCCCTTTCCTTTCTCCGTGTTTGACAATGTCGCCTACGGTCCCCGGCTGCTCGGCCGGCGGGATCCGGCCGAATTGCGGCGGATCGTGGAGGAGAGCCTCAAAGAGGCGGCGCTATGGGACGAGGTGCGGGGCAAGCTGCGCCGGCCGGCGGCCTCCCTGTCGGGGGGGCAGCAGCAACGGCTGTGCATCGCCCGCGCCCTGGCAGTGCGGCCGGAGGTATTATTGATGGACGAGCCCACCTCGGCCCTGGACCCGGTGTCCACCGGCCGGATCGAGGAGCTGATCCTGCGGCTGCGGGGCCGCTACACCATCGTGCTGGTGACCCATCAGCTGCAGCAGGCGGCGCGGGTGTCGGACACCACCGCCCTGTTCCAGGACGGCGAGCTGGTGGAGGTGGCGGAGACGAGCGCCTTTTTCACGGCGCCCCGCGATCGCCGCACGGAGAATTACCTGACCGGCCGCTTTGAGTAG
- a CDS encoding protein of unknown function (Evidence 5 : Unknown function): MGLWPLFVKQETNSANEAGTPPALHLLFVNPLRLARADPSGGMHSASRRDQWFRQYRATVLPDCIRAAQFRGGGRQRPDRR, encoded by the coding sequence TTGGGACTATGGCCCTTATTTGTGAAACAGGAAACGAATAGCGCCAATGAGGCCGGCACCCCGCCGGCGCTGCACCTTTTATTCGTCAACCCGCTCCGGCTGGCCCGGGCAGATCCAAGTGGAGGGATGCACAGTGCTTCGCGTCGGGATCAATGGTTTCGGCAGTATCGGGCGACGGTTCTTCCGGATTGCATTCGAGCGGCGCAATTTCGAGGTGGTGGCCGTCAACGACCTGACCGACGCTAA